AGGCGAAGTCGTCCGCCGAGAGGGGCGCGCCATCCTGCCAGGTCAAGCCCTGACGCAGGTGGTAGGTCGTCTCCATCCGCCCGTCGGGGAAAACCCGCCACGAATCGGTGTTGAGCTGTGGCAGCGCCTCCGCCAGGTACGGCCGCGGCTCGCTCTTGCCGTCCTGCATATCGAGCTGGGCGTTGAAGAGTCGCGTCGTTGAGCTGACGCCCGAGCCGGTGTCCCGCAAGGGGACGGATGCGAGGCTCTCGGGCTCGTAGCGGACCGCGATGTCCAGCGTCGTCGCCGGTCGGTCGACGCTCGACCGGCCCGCTGGGCGCGGCCCGCCGGCGGGCGTGGGCGCGCACCCGACCAGCACCGCGAGGGCAAGGGCGCCGATCGTGGCGAGTCGGTGCGCCCGGCGCGGTGGGAGGGCGGAACGCTCGTGTCGGACCATGCGGGCCAGCATCGCGTCACTCCTTTTGGGGCGGGCTGTCAGCCGGCGGACGACGCGCCCGTCCTGCCCGGGTCGCTCCGCCAGACCACGTACGAATACGCGACGAGCCCGATGATCATAATCGGCAAGCCGACCACGACGGCGAACAGGAGCCGTGGGTCGTTCGTCGCCCCGGCCAGCAGGAACAGCAGCCCGAGGACGATGAAGGCGCGCCCGCCGACGCGGTGCGTGCGTGCCCAGGACAGCTCGCTCGAGAGCGTCCACGGCGTGCGAACGCCCATGAAGAAGTTGCTCCGCGTCTTGCCGAGCTGGGCGCCGATGACGATGAAGAGGGCGCCCACCGCGACGGGCAGCGCCGCGTACACGCTGATCGCCACGCCGACGCTGGTGAGGACGAGGAAGACGTGGACGGCGGCCAGGAAGGCGACGACGGCGATCCAGATGACGGCATACGCGCCCGACGACGCGATGAGGTTTGCCCGCCGGGGCTCGACGCGGGGAAGCAGCGCCAGGATGGCCGTCACGACGGCGGCCATGGCCGGCGTCACGAGGAGCGCCTCGCCTTTGCCGCCGTAGCGGTCCGGCTGACCGCTCGGGCCCCAGTGGACCGGAAGCCAGGCATCCGATGGGAGGAGCACCCACGCCCATGCGCTGAAGGCGAACATGCCCAGGACCAGGCCCACGCTGAGCGCGAGCGCCAAACCCAGCTTCATCCCCATCACCTCACTCGTGGCGCGTCGCATAGTACCACGGTGCGGACTCTCCCTCCCCCGCGGCAGCGGGGGTGGGGGAGCTCACCCCCTCACCCTCACCCTCTCCCCCGTCGCGGGGGAGAGGGAAAGCGGCAACTCCCTCCCCTGCGCCAGCGGGGGTGGGGGAATCACCCCCGCCCTGACCCTCCCCCCGACGCAGCGATGAACTCGCGGATGGTCGACCACGCCTGCTCCGGCCGACCGCGGATGGCGTTGAACTCCGTGTTCGGAAAGATGGCGAGCCACGAGCGCGGGAAGCGCGCGTGCAGCTCGACGGCGTGGCCGATGGGGTGGACGGGATCGTCGACGTCGCCCCGCATCACCAGGACCGGCGCCGGCACGCGGTCGGCGACGGCCCGCAGGTCGAAGTACTCGTGGAAGGCCGGCTGCGCGTGGAGGCCGAGGTAGAAGGCGTTGACTGCCTCCCAGTCGCTGCCGTGGTGGTACTCGAGGTCGCGCTTCCGCTGCTCGGAAAGCGCCGCCGCCCGTTGGGCGTCGCCGGACGGCGAGCTGTAGGCGATCGGGGCATTGAGAATCAGGGTCGCCACGCGATCCGGATGGTCTGCCGCGAAACGGGTGGCGATCCGCGTGCCCAGCGTCTCCGCGGCCAGATGAACGGACGAAATGCTCAGAGCGTCGAGGAGGCCGGCGAGATCGTCGATCCAGTCCGACGGCCGAATAGAGGAGACGTGGGCGCTGCCCGCCATGCCCCGTGGGTCTGGCAGGATCACCCGAAAGCCGGTCGCGCGCTCCCGCATGGGCGCGACCCACGCTTTGGCGCTGTCGAACCGCGTGGCGGCGATGTAGATGAAGGGGGCGCCCTCTCCCACCTCCTCGTAGTTGAGATCGACCCCGCTGACGAGGACCTTTGGCATGGCGAACGCTCCTTCGATCGGCCGGCCTCGCGGGCTCGGCCCTGCGCCGCGTATTTTCGCCGAGGCGCAGGACGCGCGGGCGGGCCCTTCGAGGAGCCTGCCCCGAGCGCCCGTCGACAGGCTCAGGGCGAGCGGAGCCGGGGCTCAGGGCGAACGGGCGGCTACGGTCATAGACGCCGCCGCGCCTCGGCGCTATGCTTGGGCGCACACCACCACTGAGGGAGGTCGAGATGGCGGCGGGCCCGGAGGCAACCGAGGCGATCATCGAGGCGTTCGACCGGGAGCTGGCCGAGCAGGGGCTCCGGGGACACTGGCGCGGCGTCGCGCGCGCGAAGCTTGCGCCCGGCGAGCGCGCCCAGCTCTGGAAGTGGGACCACATCTACGCGAGCCTCATGCGGGCAGGCGAGCTGATCGACCTCGAATACACGGGGCGGCGCACGGTCCAGCTCGTGACCAAGGGGCTCGACGGCACGAGTCCGACCATCCAAATGTCCGTCCAGCTCGTGAAGCCGGGCGAGGTCGCCGCGGCCCATCGCCACATGTTCGCCGCGACGCGCTTTATTGTGCAGGGCAGGGGAGCCTACACGACCGTGGACGGCGAGGCTGTCTACCTCGAGGCCGGCGACTACGTGACGACGCCAAGCTGGGGCTGGCACGATCACACCAATCCGACGGACGAGCCGATGGTCTGGCTCGACATCCACGACAACCCGCTCGTCGGCGGCGCGCTCCACGTCCGACTGGGCGAGGAGTACCCCATGCGCAGCCAGCCCCTCATCGCGCGCGAGGGGACGGCCCTGGACCTCATGGGCGGCGTCCGTCCCATATCGCGACCGGCGCACCCCGCGCACCAACCGGCCCTCTACAAGCGCGACGCGGTCCTTGCCGCCCTGGACCGCGCGGCGGCGGGGGAGGCCGATCCATGCGACGGCATCGTCCTCGATTACGTCAATCCGGTCAACGGCGGGCACCTCCTCCCGACGATGGGGGCGCGAATCCAGATGTTGCGGCCCGGCGAGCGCACGCAGCCCCACCGCCACACCTCGTATACGATCTACCACGTCGTCGAGGGCCAGGGGGCGACGGTGGTGGGGGAGAAGCGGCTCGAATGGGCGAAGGGTGACTGCTTCACGGTTCCCAGCTGGGACTGGCACGCCCACGAGCAGTTGGGGGCGAATCGCGCGGTGCTCTTCTCCGTGCACAACCAGCCGGTGCTGGAAGCGTTCGATCTGTATCGCGAGGAGCGAGAAGAAGACTAGGCGCGCGCCCGGCGGAGCTGCGCGGCGAGCCATTCCTCGTCGAGGGCGCCGAAGCTGGGCAGCGTCGTCTGGCCAATCGGCTCCCACCGGCATGGCCGCGGCGTGGGCGCGTGGCTGCACGTCTCGACGCCCACCACGGCCGTGAACGCTCCGTCCGGCCGTGGCCCGATGCGGAGGACAACGCTCCGGACGCCGAGCCCGTTCGAGGACGTGACCCATCTCCAGAAGAATTCGCCGCCCTCGTACCGGGAGGCCACAACCTCGGGCATCCCGGCGACCTCCGCCGCGCGGTACACCACGTCGTCGAGCGGGCCGGCGGCGAAGCGCGTGTTGATGCGCGGCACGGACTCAGCTCCTCCGGCCTGGGCGGCGTCGCGCGGGGTTGCCGACCTCGACCGTCACTGGACGTTCAGGACGCCCACGGCGCCGATCCCCATGTTCCGCATGCTGTGGTCGACGAAGGGATACTGTCCGGCGTCCCGGATCACGAGATCGAAGATCGCGCCCGCGCCTGGCGCGATCTGCCAGGTGGAGACGCCGTTCAGGGCGTGCGCGGCGTCTCCGTCGGGATACACCGTCTCGAACATCGAGCCGATCACGTGGAACGCGCTGGACAGATTCGGCCCCGCGTCCACAACGTATAGGCGAATGCGCTCCCCGGCCCGCGCCGTCAGCGGCTGGTCACGGTACTGGTAGGCCATGCCGTTGAACACGACCTCGTCCGGCGAGACAGTGAACATCTTCCCCGGATCGCCGGTCAGGAGCGACCCCTGGAGCTGCTGCGTGTACCACTCCGACTGCACCAGCACGTAGCTGACGTCGGCCGGCGGCAGGGCGGGAACGGGGTCGACGACGATCGCGCCGTACATACCGTTCGCCATGTGCATGAGCACGGGCGGCGTCCCGCAGTGATAGACGAAGACGCCCGCGGTCCGCGCGACGAATGAGAACTGCAGGGAATCGCCGGGGTTGATGCTCCGATAGGCCACGTTTGGCGGCACCTCCGCGGCGTGGAAGTCGATGGAGTGCTGCATGATCCCTCGATTCACGTAGGTAACGTTTACGGTCTGTCCCTGACGCACGTGGAGCACGGGGCCGGGCACCGTGCCGTCGTAGGTCCAGGCCGCGTAGCTGACGCCGTTGGCGATCTCCACATTCGTGTCGGTTGACGTGATCGTGAGGGACACGCTGTCGCCTGTTCCGATGAGCGGGGGAAGCGTCGCGTCACGCGCCTGGGCGATCGCGGTGCTCGAGGCGAGGGAGAGGGGAGACACGGCCGCCGCCGCGCTCGCGGGGGTCGCGGGCGAAACGTTGAGCGCGCTCTGCAGGCTTCCAACGGGCACGACGATGGCGACCACGATCGCCACGATGGCGACCGCCTGCTCGCTCCATGGCAGCGGGGGTGGCACCTCGGCGAGGGCGGACGCCGGCGCCCACTCGGCAACCCGGCTCCAGCGAGGCCACCGCCGTTGGATGTAGTGGTCGAGGCTGTAGGGCGTGCGCCCATGGGCGCGATCGATCAGGATCAGGGCGAGGAACACGATGACGTACACGAGCCCCGGCCCCGGGTTCGTCGCGCCGACCGTGTATGGCCCCCCAAACCCTTCAGCGGTGGCCCAGATCAGAAGGCTGAGGACGCTACCGGCGACGGAGATCCACTTTCGGGCGAGGCCGAAGAGGAGGCCCACCGCGATGAGGGTCTCGATGACGCGCGTCAGGAAGATGAAGACGTCGGCCGCGGGGTTGACGATGGTGAGCCAGATGGCAAACCATGGCTGAAGCCAGCCGGGCTGGCCCTGCTGGGCATTGGTCAGATAGCCGACGTAGTGGGCGGCGAACTCGGGCTGCCAGGCGAGGTAGGCGTCGATGGCCCAGATCACGCCGAAGGCGGCGCGCAGGGCGCCCGCCATCGCCGCCAGCAGGGTCGACCAGCCGACTCCGCGCGTCACCACGAGCGCAACCCCCCCGCCTTGCGCCCAGCCGGGCTGCCCGCAACGCCACTCCGTGCGCCCGCGGCGGTCAAGTAGATAGTCAGACGCCGCTCCCACCGGAGTGGGAGCGGCCGTCGGCGACGGAACGGCGCGGCCACGGGAGGG
This window of the Chloroflexota bacterium genome carries:
- a CDS encoding SdpI family protein; the protein is MKLGLALALSVGLVLGMFAFSAWAWVLLPSDAWLPVHWGPSGQPDRYGGKGEALLVTPAMAAVVTAILALLPRVEPRRANLIASSGAYAVIWIAVVAFLAAVHVFLVLTSVGVAISVYAALPVAVGALFIVIGAQLGKTRSNFFMGVRTPWTLSSELSWARTHRVGGRAFIVLGLLFLLAGATNDPRLLFAVVVGLPIMIIGLVAYSYVVWRSDPGRTGASSAG
- a CDS encoding multicopper oxidase domain-containing protein; the protein is MVTRGVGWSTLLAAMAGALRAAFGVIWAIDAYLAWQPEFAAHYVGYLTNAQQGQPGWLQPWFAIWLTIVNPAADVFIFLTRVIETLIAVGLLFGLARKWISVAGSVLSLLIWATAEGFGGPYTVGATNPGPGLVYVIVFLALILIDRAHGRTPYSLDHYIQRRWPRWSRVAEWAPASALAEVPPPLPWSEQAVAIVAIVVAIVVPVGSLQSALNVSPATPASAAAAVSPLSLASSTAIAQARDATLPPLIGTGDSVSLTITSTDTNVEIANGVSYAAWTYDGTVPGPVLHVRQGQTVNVTYVNRGIMQHSIDFHAAEVPPNVAYRSINPGDSLQFSFVARTAGVFVYHCGTPPVLMHMANGMYGAIVVDPVPALPPADVSYVLVQSEWYTQQLQGSLLTGDPGKMFTVSPDEVVFNGMAYQYRDQPLTARAGERIRLYVVDAGPNLSSAFHVIGSMFETVYPDGDAAHALNGVSTWQIAPGAGAIFDLVIRDAGQYPFVDHSMRNMGIGAVGVLNVQ
- a CDS encoding alpha/beta hydrolase translates to MPKVLVSGVDLNYEEVGEGAPFIYIAATRFDSAKAWVAPMRERATGFRVILPDPRGMAGSAHVSSIRPSDWIDDLAGLLDALSISSVHLAAETLGTRIATRFAADHPDRVATLILNAPIAYSSPSGDAQRAAALSEQRKRDLEYHHGSDWEAVNAFYLGLHAQPAFHEYFDLRAVADRVPAPVLVMRGDVDDPVHPIGHAVELHARFPRSWLAIFPNTEFNAIRGRPEQAWSTIREFIAASGGGSGRG
- a CDS encoding cupin domain-containing protein, which produces MAAGPEATEAIIEAFDRELAEQGLRGHWRGVARAKLAPGERAQLWKWDHIYASLMRAGELIDLEYTGRRTVQLVTKGLDGTSPTIQMSVQLVKPGEVAAAHRHMFAATRFIVQGRGAYTTVDGEAVYLEAGDYVTTPSWGWHDHTNPTDEPMVWLDIHDNPLVGGALHVRLGEEYPMRSQPLIAREGTALDLMGGVRPISRPAHPAHQPALYKRDAVLAALDRAAAGEADPCDGIVLDYVNPVNGGHLLPTMGARIQMLRPGERTQPHRHTSYTIYHVVEGQGATVVGEKRLEWAKGDCFTVPSWDWHAHEQLGANRAVLFSVHNQPVLEAFDLYREEREED